A genomic stretch from Desulfotignum balticum DSM 7044 includes:
- a CDS encoding sigma-54-dependent transcriptional regulator, protein MEKTPILIVDDEKNIRLTMSQSLEPLAVPVQTAVNGEEALQKLQDGQFGVVFLDLKMPGIDGMEVLRRIKEDWSKIRVVIITAHGTIESAVEAMKLGAVDFIQKPFSPVEIRDLASRVLEREALDAESAVDYLSLIELTKRHISDRDFATARETARKAIAADPAHPESYNLLGALLEIKGDWLEAQKFYRAALDIDPTFKAAWANLERTTSWNKFGQIDLGPDREKQEPGEEGASEESDEK, encoded by the coding sequence ATGGAAAAAACACCCATACTGATCGTTGATGATGAAAAAAACATCAGGTTAACCATGTCTCAATCACTGGAGCCACTCGCGGTTCCAGTTCAGACGGCCGTTAACGGCGAGGAGGCGCTTCAGAAGTTGCAGGACGGGCAATTCGGGGTCGTGTTTCTGGACTTAAAAATGCCAGGCATTGATGGGATGGAGGTTTTGCGTCGAATCAAGGAAGATTGGTCGAAAATCCGGGTGGTCATCATTACCGCCCATGGAACTATTGAATCTGCTGTGGAAGCAATGAAACTGGGCGCGGTCGATTTTATTCAAAAACCCTTCAGCCCGGTCGAGATCCGCGATCTGGCGAGCCGGGTTTTGGAGCGTGAAGCATTAGACGCGGAAAGCGCGGTTGATTACCTATCCCTCATTGAGCTCACAAAACGCCACATTTCGGATCGTGACTTTGCCACCGCACGTGAAACTGCCAGAAAAGCCATAGCCGCCGACCCTGCTCATCCGGAAAGCTACAACCTCCTCGGGGCACTCCTTGAAATAAAAGGTGACTGGCTGGAAGCCCAGAAGTTCTATCGAGCGGCATTGGATATAGACCCCACATTCAAAGCGGCCTGGGCGAATCTTGAAAGGACCACGTCCTGGAACAAATTCGGCCAGATTGATCTGGGTCCGGACAGGGAAAAACAAGAACCAGGCGAAGAGGGCGCAAGTGAAGAGTCTGATGAAAAGTAG
- a CDS encoding potassium channel family protein has product MKQFAVIGLGNFGFHAAKALFEDGNEVLAIDVNRVRVQAIDPFSTEAMILDATDKEALKSLGLENMDAVIVSTGTKISISILICLYLQEIGAKKILAKALDDDHAKILKRVGATEIIHPERDMALRVSKGLSRPNILDFIPLAEEFDLIQVGPPREFIGKSLMDLNLRAKYNVHVIAIKELVPENFILVPPASFVIKDSDILIILGKTADVRKIKALK; this is encoded by the coding sequence ATGAAACAGTTTGCAGTTATCGGCCTTGGCAATTTCGGTTTTCACGCCGCCAAGGCATTATTTGAGGACGGTAACGAAGTGCTTGCCATTGACGTCAACAGGGTCAGAGTCCAGGCAATAGACCCTTTTTCCACAGAAGCAATGATCCTGGATGCAACCGATAAGGAGGCGCTGAAGTCACTTGGTCTTGAGAACATGGATGCAGTTATTGTTTCCACCGGCACAAAAATCAGTATCAGCATTTTAATCTGTCTGTATCTTCAGGAAATCGGTGCAAAGAAAATATTGGCAAAAGCGTTAGATGACGATCACGCCAAAATTTTAAAACGGGTTGGCGCCACAGAGATCATTCATCCGGAACGTGATATGGCGCTACGTGTATCCAAGGGATTGTCCCGGCCAAATATCCTTGACTTTATTCCCTTGGCGGAGGAATTTGATCTCATTCAGGTCGGCCCGCCAAGGGAATTCATCGGGAAAAGTTTAATGGATCTGAACTTGAGAGCTAAATATAATGTTCATGTCATTGCCATAAAAGAATTAGTCCCGGAAAACTTCATTTTGGTACCGCCTGCCAGCTTTGTAATAAAGGATAGTGATATTTTAATCATACTCGGCAAAACCGCCGATGTCCGGAAAATAAAGGCATTAAAATAA
- a CDS encoding acetyltransferase, with amino-acid sequence MHDITHLAANNELKQKKLFSRPLIHESSTVIHSRFGEYTEIEAGCFCNEITLGDYSYLSSCVRAIWCDIGRFSSIASHCVINPGNHPYQRVTQSHCTYRCRQYGFADQDDAAFFEWRRQDAVTIGHDVWLGHGVYVMPGAKIATGAVVAAGSVVTRNRPVGPYEIAAGSPAKPVKKRFSDRIIDRLLEIRFWDWPREKLEQRFRDLYDVEAFIEKY; translated from the coding sequence ATGCACGACATCACCCATCTGGCCGCCAACAATGAACTGAAGCAAAAAAAACTGTTTTCCCGCCCGCTGATCCATGAATCTTCCACTGTCATTCACTCTCGGTTCGGAGAATACACGGAAATTGAGGCCGGGTGTTTCTGCAATGAAATCACCCTGGGGGATTATTCCTATCTGTCCTCCTGCGTCCGGGCCATCTGGTGTGATATCGGCAGATTCTCCTCCATCGCCTCCCATTGTGTGATCAATCCGGGGAATCACCCCTACCAGCGGGTGACCCAGAGCCACTGCACGTATCGGTGCCGGCAATACGGGTTTGCCGACCAGGATGATGCGGCGTTCTTTGAATGGCGCCGACAGGATGCCGTGACCATCGGCCATGATGTGTGGCTGGGCCACGGGGTCTATGTGATGCCCGGCGCAAAAATCGCCACTGGCGCCGTGGTGGCGGCCGGATCCGTGGTCACCCGGAACCGGCCCGTGGGGCCCTATGAGATTGCGGCCGGTTCCCCGGCAAAACCCGTCAAAAAACGGTTTTCCGACCGAATCATTGACCGGCTCCTGGAGATCCGGTTCTGGGACTGGCCCCGGGAAAAACTGGAACAGAGATTCAGGGACCTGTACGATGTGGAAGCGTTTATCGAAAAATACTGA
- a CDS encoding potassium channel family protein, which yields MKVIIVGSGKTLFFLCRNFTAKGYQVVIINRDKDECVQLSRQLSAMVVCGDGSDTGILKQAGAMGADAILAITPNDQDNLVVCQLASLTFGVPKAIALANDPDNTEIFEKLGVCAFSTTQIVGSLIEQRVSLEQILNLLPVGEGRVNVTEIILGADSPVAGKLLKDIDLSENALIAVVIRDNQPMVPRGGNDLQAGDRVVLITLPENHGPVLKALTGERR from the coding sequence ATGAAGGTAATTATCGTAGGCAGCGGAAAAACCCTGTTCTTTCTTTGCCGCAATTTCACAGCCAAGGGGTATCAAGTTGTCATTATCAACCGGGATAAAGATGAATGTGTTCAGTTGAGCCGTCAGCTCTCCGCCATGGTCGTGTGCGGAGACGGAAGTGACACGGGAATTCTCAAACAAGCCGGAGCAATGGGAGCTGACGCTATATTGGCGATCACCCCCAATGATCAGGATAATCTGGTTGTTTGCCAGTTGGCTTCTCTTACATTCGGCGTGCCAAAGGCCATAGCACTTGCAAACGACCCCGACAATACCGAGATATTTGAAAAACTCGGCGTTTGTGCCTTCTCGACAACACAAATCGTTGGCAGCCTGATTGAGCAGCGCGTATCTTTAGAACAGATTCTCAATTTGCTGCCGGTGGGAGAAGGCAGGGTAAATGTGACCGAAATTATTTTGGGAGCTGACTCTCCTGTGGCCGGCAAGCTGCTCAAGGATATTGATCTTTCTGAAAACGCTCTGATCGCGGTCGTCATCCGTGACAATCAGCCCATGGTCCCCCGAGGAGGGAACGATCTGCAGGCAGGCGACCGTGTGGTGCTGATTACCCTGCCGGAAAATCATGGCCCTGTTCTAAAGGCGCTGACCGGGGAACGAAGGTAG
- a CDS encoding phosphatidylserine decarboxylase has product MNPGTHQYIDRHTGRVHTETLVADQTIAFLYATVRENAPAMFNLLISARMSALLGFLCFDLPLNTRIPDPGRFLSQRGIPSREIFGPVNQLDTFRRFFERKLRYWDCRPMTDDPGAVVSAADARILPGSFTDNRRLCIKDKLFQYEELTGMDRPWHRTFRDGEYAVFRLTPDKYHYTHAPVSGRVKDVYEINGCFHSCNPGAVVQTITPFSKNRRVVTVIDTDVPDGTGVGHVAMVEIVALMIGRIVECYSPVRYEPVRPLQPGMFIQKGQPKSLFRPGSSTVVLLFEKNRVRFCPDLLANTRRFDVKSRFSSRFGVPLVETDVNVRETIGKAV; this is encoded by the coding sequence ATGAACCCGGGAACACACCAGTATATTGACCGGCACACGGGCCGGGTTCACACGGAAACCCTTGTGGCGGATCAGACCATTGCCTTCCTGTACGCCACGGTCCGGGAAAATGCCCCGGCCATGTTCAATCTGCTGATCTCCGCCAGAATGTCGGCCCTTCTGGGATTTCTGTGCTTTGACCTGCCTTTGAACACCCGTATTCCAGATCCCGGCCGATTTTTGAGCCAGAGGGGAATCCCTTCCAGGGAAATTTTCGGGCCGGTGAATCAACTCGATACCTTCCGGCGGTTTTTTGAACGGAAACTCCGGTACTGGGACTGCCGTCCCATGACCGATGACCCCGGGGCAGTGGTATCAGCGGCCGATGCCCGAATCCTGCCCGGTTCCTTTACAGACAACCGGCGCCTGTGCATCAAGGATAAACTGTTTCAGTATGAGGAACTGACCGGTATGGACCGGCCGTGGCACCGCACGTTCCGGGACGGGGAGTATGCCGTTTTCCGCCTGACCCCGGACAAGTATCACTACACCCATGCCCCCGTGTCCGGCAGGGTAAAGGATGTCTACGAAATCAACGGCTGTTTCCATTCCTGCAACCCCGGGGCCGTGGTGCAAACCATCACCCCGTTTTCCAAGAACCGGCGGGTGGTGACGGTCATTGACACGGATGTGCCGGACGGCACAGGGGTGGGACACGTGGCCATGGTGGAGATTGTGGCGCTGATGATCGGCCGGATCGTTGAATGCTACAGCCCGGTCCGGTATGAACCGGTCCGGCCGTTGCAGCCGGGCATGTTCATTCAAAAAGGGCAGCCCAAAAGCCTGTTCCGACCCGGCAGCTCCACCGTGGTGCTGCTGTTTGAAAAAAACCGGGTCCGGTTCTGCCCGGATCTGCTGGCAAACACCCGGCGGTTTGATGTGAAATCCCGGTTTTCAAGCCGGTTCGGCGTACCGCTGGTGGAAACGGATGTAAACGTCAGGGAAACCATTGGAAAGGCGGTCTGA
- a CDS encoding TrkH family potassium uptake protein, whose protein sequence is MREKEYLKRRYAAILSSIGVILLLSSVVMLTPLLILIPNPEESANVCSFGLPAGCLALLGGILWRVFKSDSNTTLSVQEGGIIVLVSWLTVIFFSAWPFTSILGLGFSRAIFESVSGWTTTGLSVVDVTAVGPMILIWRSIIQLAGGAGLAIIMMSAIVGPTGVGISSAEGRSDQLVPHVRQSARLVLIIYSAYAMVGSLAYWAAGMSPFDAVNHAFCVVSTGGFSTKPESIGYWNSISVEAVTLPLMLLGNLSFVTAWLLWRGKLRFVFKNGEVRLQSVLVPLSAAIVFIFTCQNLYPHVGKAMRVAVFETVTALTTTGFSTVSYGNWNSFGVILLISLMLIGGGTCSTAGGIKQFRIYLLFRLLFYEIKHHLIPRAAVTQFPIWEGNRRVFLDDVKFRQVAVFVFLYMAAYGLGVMILCSYGYNLSDSLFEFASALGTVGLSVGVTSAQMPDGALWAEIFAMFLGRLEFIVVIISFLKIGKNIGLIAKRG, encoded by the coding sequence TTGCGGGAAAAAGAATATCTGAAAAGACGTTATGCCGCCATACTTTCTTCAATAGGCGTGATTCTTCTCTTGTCCAGCGTGGTTATGCTGACCCCGCTTCTTATTCTGATACCGAACCCGGAAGAGTCGGCAAATGTTTGTTCGTTTGGCCTTCCCGCTGGATGCCTCGCCCTTCTGGGAGGAATTTTGTGGCGAGTGTTCAAGTCAGATTCGAATACAACCTTGTCGGTGCAAGAGGGCGGCATTATCGTCCTTGTAAGCTGGCTTACGGTCATTTTTTTCTCTGCCTGGCCTTTTACCTCTATTCTGGGGCTTGGATTTTCCAGGGCGATTTTCGAGTCCGTAAGCGGTTGGACAACTACGGGATTGTCGGTTGTGGATGTCACCGCTGTAGGTCCAATGATCTTAATCTGGCGCAGCATCATCCAACTGGCAGGTGGGGCAGGGTTGGCCATCATTATGATGTCAGCCATCGTTGGCCCTACAGGCGTTGGTATTTCCAGCGCCGAGGGCCGAAGCGATCAGCTTGTGCCGCACGTCAGGCAGTCGGCTCGTCTGGTTTTAATCATTTATTCCGCTTATGCCATGGTAGGTTCTCTTGCCTATTGGGCAGCGGGGATGTCACCTTTCGATGCCGTGAACCATGCTTTCTGCGTTGTTTCCACAGGTGGATTTTCAACCAAACCCGAGAGTATCGGGTATTGGAACTCAATCTCTGTCGAAGCTGTCACCTTGCCGCTGATGCTGCTGGGCAACTTGAGCTTTGTAACCGCCTGGCTCCTTTGGCGCGGTAAACTGCGCTTTGTGTTCAAAAATGGGGAAGTCCGCCTGCAGTCGGTCCTGGTGCCATTATCCGCCGCAATTGTATTTATTTTTACGTGCCAGAACCTCTACCCTCACGTCGGTAAAGCGATGCGGGTCGCAGTATTCGAAACGGTTACAGCGTTGACAACCACGGGTTTCTCAACAGTCAGCTATGGCAACTGGAACTCTTTTGGCGTGATCCTTTTGATCAGCCTGATGTTAATTGGCGGCGGCACATGCTCCACGGCCGGCGGGATCAAGCAGTTCCGGATCTATCTTCTGTTTAGATTGTTGTTCTATGAAATCAAACACCACCTTATCCCAAGAGCCGCTGTCACACAATTTCCTATATGGGAAGGAAACAGGCGTGTTTTTTTGGATGACGTCAAATTTCGGCAGGTAGCGGTGTTTGTTTTCCTTTATATGGCTGCCTATGGATTGGGCGTCATGATTCTGTGTTCTTACGGCTACAACCTGAGTGATTCTCTTTTCGAATTTGCTTCCGCACTGGGAACCGTTGGACTTTCTGTGGGGGTGACGTCTGCGCAAATGCCTGACGGGGCGCTATGGGCGGAAATTTTTGCCATGTTTCTTGGCAGACTCGAGTTCATAGTCGTCATCATCAGCTTTCTCAAAATCGGCAAAAATATTGGTCTGATAGCCAAAAGGGGTTGA
- a CDS encoding TrkH family potassium uptake protein: protein MTFRARILKIHPALIVLASFLSAIIAGSITLKLPISTINADISWVDSFFTATSAVCVTGLIVVDTGSYFTLFGQCVILVLIQIGGLGVMTISVALFRWIGRKISFRHRMVIQDLFAHTPREDIFSLIKSIMLFTFGAELLGAVFLTIHWSHDYPVFEAVYKAVFHSVSAFCNAGFALFPDSMMRYSDNILLNVTMCSLIVIGGIGFPVLYDIQMWQKKRKNQRARLSIQTKAVLLTTLVLIVSGALMFALLERSAAGEIQTFGHRLLTAIFQSITCRTAGFNTVDIASLKDATIAMMIFLMFVGASPGSCGGGVKTTTLALLAAFTASRIKRKYRVNMFKKSVPNETVTRSVSLILVSFGIIGLVLFMLLVGDSASGHVVTHAHGSFLAYLFETVSAFGTVGLSMGVTPDLTTWGKCWIILMMIIGRVGVLAFAYIIVGTGTLNGVEYSEENLMIG from the coding sequence ATGACGTTTCGGGCAAGAATACTCAAAATCCATCCAGCCCTTATCGTGCTGGCGAGCTTTCTGTCGGCAATCATAGCCGGTTCCATAACCCTCAAGTTGCCGATTTCCACAATCAATGCCGATATTTCCTGGGTGGATTCCTTTTTCACAGCGACTTCAGCCGTATGCGTCACGGGGCTTATAGTAGTTGATACAGGCAGTTATTTCACGCTTTTTGGGCAGTGCGTCATCCTGGTTCTTATTCAAATCGGGGGGCTTGGGGTAATGACAATCTCTGTCGCACTGTTCCGGTGGATCGGCAGGAAAATTTCCTTCCGGCACAGAATGGTCATCCAGGACCTGTTCGCCCATACCCCGCGTGAAGATATATTCAGTCTCATCAAAAGCATAATGCTGTTCACTTTCGGGGCCGAACTTCTGGGAGCCGTGTTTCTGACAATCCACTGGAGTCATGATTATCCTGTTTTCGAGGCCGTTTACAAGGCGGTGTTTCACTCTGTTTCGGCGTTCTGCAACGCAGGATTTGCCTTGTTTCCGGATAGTATGATGCGTTACAGCGATAATATACTGCTGAATGTGACCATGTGCTCCTTGATCGTTATTGGCGGCATCGGATTTCCTGTCCTTTACGATATTCAGATGTGGCAAAAAAAAAGAAAGAATCAGAGAGCCCGCCTTTCAATACAGACAAAGGCGGTGCTGTTGACGACCCTGGTATTGATTGTTTCAGGCGCATTGATGTTCGCACTGCTCGAGAGATCAGCCGCAGGAGAGATACAGACATTTGGGCACCGACTTCTGACAGCCATTTTCCAGTCCATCACATGCCGTACAGCCGGGTTTAACACGGTTGATATCGCTTCTTTGAAAGATGCCACCATCGCCATGATGATTTTTCTCATGTTTGTCGGTGCTTCCCCCGGTTCCTGCGGAGGCGGGGTCAAAACGACAACCCTGGCTCTTCTGGCGGCATTCACTGCGAGCAGAATCAAAAGAAAATACCGGGTTAACATGTTCAAGAAGAGCGTCCCCAATGAAACCGTGACACGCAGCGTCTCCCTTATTCTGGTTTCTTTCGGGATTATCGGCCTGGTGCTGTTTATGCTTCTTGTAGGAGATTCAGCGAGCGGGCATGTGGTGACACATGCCCATGGATCTTTTCTCGCCTACTTGTTCGAAACGGTCTCGGCCTTTGGCACGGTTGGTCTTTCCATGGGAGTGACACCGGATTTGACCACATGGGGCAAATGCTGGATAATTTTGATGATGATCATCGGCCGCGTCGGTGTGCTCGCATTTGCCTATATCATCGTGGGAACCGGAACACTGAATGGTGTGGAATATTCAGAAGAAAACCTTATGATTGGATAG
- a CDS encoding sensor histidine kinase has product MTLKKKILIGYGVAFVLMGLVVAWSVTNLVSLGKASEAILSENYRSILAAENMVDALERQDSGILLIYLGEIEKGTAQFRENEVVFLEWFTRAKDNITIKGEADLIKAIEADYSVYRQYFSKWTDFKDNDTLFPSSASYHESVYPLFTKVREVCIALRRLNEETMYDASVKAGIVAKRAIWSTSIVALSALIVALIFSLFLAERLVRPIRRFMEASRKISAGDYAVQVPVETGDELGRLAQEFNEMATKLLRYHEMNIEQIISEKNKGDAILSSIEDGLVVFDTNLKVTGINPAAREILGVTLAETVSLRCSDIIPDSTVCDLIRETVESGIHPDIPDEQRIVVLSTGKRARHYLFSVTAIRGRDRNLSGIVLLLRDVTRLKEVEQLKSEFVMAASHELRTPLTSLGMSVDLLLEHASNALPEKDQELLKAAHEEVHRMKALVNDLLDLSKIEAGRIEMEYDSVHVITLFDQVQTVFKSQLDMKQVELTAEIPKKLPRVRADVNKITWVLTNLVSNALRYVGNGGHIQLMAHRIGPNVHLSVHDNGPGIPQEYQSKIFQKFVQVKGQEAGGSGLGLAICKEIVRAHGGAIWVESSQGKGSTFTFTLPVNA; this is encoded by the coding sequence ATGACATTGAAAAAGAAAATTTTGATCGGTTACGGCGTGGCCTTTGTCCTCATGGGGCTTGTGGTCGCGTGGTCGGTCACCAATCTTGTCTCGCTTGGCAAAGCGTCAGAGGCAATCCTGAGCGAAAACTACAGAAGCATCCTTGCCGCCGAAAACATGGTGGACGCGCTGGAACGTCAAGATAGCGGGATTCTTTTGATCTATTTGGGGGAAATTGAGAAAGGAACCGCTCAATTCCGAGAGAACGAAGTGGTGTTTTTAGAGTGGTTTACCCGGGCCAAAGATAACATAACGATTAAAGGTGAGGCAGATCTGATTAAGGCTATCGAGGCGGATTACTCGGTTTATCGGCAATACTTTTCCAAATGGACCGATTTCAAGGATAACGATACACTGTTCCCCTCCTCCGCTTCATATCACGAATCCGTCTATCCCCTCTTCACAAAGGTGAGGGAAGTCTGTATCGCTTTGCGTCGGCTCAATGAGGAAACCATGTACGATGCCAGCGTGAAAGCCGGAATTGTCGCCAAGCGGGCAATTTGGTCCACCTCGATTGTGGCCCTCTCCGCGTTGATTGTGGCCCTGATCTTCAGTCTTTTTCTCGCGGAAAGGCTTGTACGGCCAATCCGACGCTTCATGGAGGCTTCGAGAAAAATATCGGCGGGTGATTACGCTGTCCAGGTACCAGTTGAAACCGGTGACGAGCTGGGGCGTTTGGCTCAAGAGTTCAATGAAATGGCGACAAAGCTGCTCCGGTATCACGAAATGAATATCGAGCAGATCATATCCGAAAAAAACAAGGGAGACGCCATCCTTTCAAGCATTGAAGACGGGCTGGTGGTGTTTGATACCAATCTCAAGGTAACCGGCATCAATCCTGCCGCACGTGAAATACTTGGGGTTACGCTGGCGGAAACAGTCTCATTGCGGTGCTCCGATATCATACCCGATTCAACCGTCTGTGACCTGATCCGTGAAACCGTTGAGAGCGGAATTCACCCTGATATCCCGGACGAGCAACGAATTGTTGTCCTGTCCACGGGCAAACGCGCCAGGCACTACCTCTTTTCGGTTACCGCTATTCGCGGCAGGGATCGAAATCTTTCAGGTATCGTGCTTCTGCTCCGGGATGTCACCCGATTGAAGGAGGTCGAGCAACTAAAAAGCGAGTTTGTTATGGCCGCGTCCCATGAGCTGCGGACGCCTCTGACCAGCCTGGGGATGAGTGTTGATTTACTGCTGGAGCACGCCTCAAATGCACTCCCGGAAAAAGATCAAGAACTCCTCAAAGCGGCCCATGAGGAGGTTCATCGCATGAAGGCCCTTGTCAATGATTTGCTGGATCTTTCCAAGATTGAGGCCGGCCGGATCGAGATGGAATATGACAGCGTTCACGTCATAACCCTTTTTGATCAGGTTCAAACGGTTTTCAAAAGTCAGCTTGATATGAAACAAGTTGAACTGACCGCCGAGATTCCCAAGAAACTGCCGAGAGTTCGGGCGGACGTGAATAAAATCACATGGGTTCTGACGAATCTGGTTTCCAACGCGCTTAGATATGTGGGAAACGGTGGTCACATTCAGCTTATGGCGCATAGAATCGGCCCGAACGTTCACCTGTCCGTTCATGACAACGGTCCGGGAATCCCTCAAGAGTATCAATCGAAAATATTTCAGAAATTTGTGCAGGTAAAAGGCCAGGAAGCCGGAGGCAGCGGCCTCGGCCTCGCCATCTGCAAAGAAATAGTACGGGCTCATGGCGGAGCGATCTGGGTGGAATCTTCTCAAGGAAAAGGCAGCACCTTCACCTTTACTCTGCCGGTAAACGCTTAG
- a CDS encoding PTS sugar transporter subunit IIA, whose amino-acid sequence MNGNRADNFLRLIRRSQRGRLKIYLGYAAGVGKTYQMLLEGHRIMQDGVDLAVGVVETHGRAETEALLAGLPVIPRRKISYRGIVIEEMDLDAILERHPSVVLVDELAHTNVPGSKNAKRYQDVEELLAAGIHVISTLNIQHLESLYETVERATNVKVRERIPDRVVAEADQIVNVDITIEDLRRRLKEGKVYTKERIETALDHFFRPPNLEQLRELTLRELAAQIDSRRRDPLDQDIPSSPDQVMVALSSRGPNSEALLRYASRLAGRLNRNWYAVYVQTSQERPTVIDAATQRMLSNTLTLAQQLGATVFTYKGDDVVKTILQFAKEYRVGHIVIGSPGRKMPFWKRLRGGSSIVERLVIEGKGLTVVVLDTKAIREERPAVEKREPDKANPEEASQHHKDFARENKAVLSRMTALVWKDPLGMEEAIQYLLDSFRHIGKEQKSHALNSLLEREQQGGTLVGEDVAIPHARVDGISQPLIAIGVGTKGVQDLDSGRKAKIIVLLLSPIDPPEKHIETLGIISRMAADDLLRKNILAAKEPRIVREMIQDWAIKMENIEDGEKLMDQ is encoded by the coding sequence ATGAACGGAAACCGTGCCGATAACTTTCTGCGTCTGATCCGACGCTCGCAACGGGGCAGGTTGAAGATTTACCTGGGCTATGCTGCGGGTGTGGGCAAGACATACCAGATGCTCCTCGAGGGGCACAGGATCATGCAGGATGGAGTCGATTTGGCCGTGGGAGTTGTTGAAACACACGGGAGAGCGGAAACCGAGGCATTGCTCGCGGGGCTTCCTGTGATTCCACGCCGCAAGATCAGCTATCGTGGCATTGTGATCGAGGAAATGGACCTTGACGCCATACTTGAGCGTCATCCGAGTGTTGTTCTTGTGGATGAGCTTGCCCACACCAATGTGCCGGGAAGCAAGAATGCAAAACGCTATCAGGATGTTGAAGAGCTGCTTGCGGCAGGCATTCATGTTATCTCCACCCTGAACATTCAACATTTGGAAAGCCTGTATGAAACGGTCGAGCGTGCCACGAACGTGAAGGTGCGCGAGCGGATTCCAGACCGTGTGGTCGCGGAAGCAGATCAAATTGTCAATGTCGATATTACCATTGAGGATCTGCGGCGGCGCCTGAAGGAAGGGAAAGTCTACACAAAGGAACGGATTGAGACCGCCTTAGACCATTTTTTCAGGCCGCCCAATTTGGAGCAGCTTCGCGAGTTGACGCTTCGTGAATTGGCCGCCCAGATTGATTCGCGAAGACGCGATCCCTTGGATCAGGACATTCCGTCCAGCCCCGATCAGGTCATGGTGGCCTTAAGTTCCAGGGGACCAAATAGCGAGGCTCTACTGCGTTATGCGTCACGGCTGGCCGGTAGATTGAACCGTAATTGGTATGCAGTGTATGTCCAGACGTCCCAGGAACGCCCCACAGTCATCGACGCGGCAACCCAGCGAATGCTTTCCAATACGCTTACACTTGCGCAACAGTTAGGGGCGACTGTCTTCACCTACAAGGGGGACGATGTCGTCAAAACCATCCTCCAGTTCGCCAAAGAGTACCGGGTCGGGCACATCGTTATCGGCAGCCCAGGCAGAAAGATGCCTTTCTGGAAACGGCTGCGGGGTGGGTCAAGTATAGTTGAGCGCCTGGTCATTGAGGGAAAAGGTCTTACCGTTGTTGTTCTGGATACCAAGGCAATACGGGAAGAACGCCCGGCTGTTGAAAAAAGGGAACCGGATAAGGCGAACCCAGAGGAAGCATCTCAACATCACAAAGATTTTGCCCGGGAAAACAAGGCTGTGCTTTCGCGGATGACCGCTTTGGTCTGGAAGGACCCCCTTGGAATGGAAGAGGCGATACAATATCTGCTTGATTCATTTCGTCACATAGGAAAGGAGCAAAAAAGTCATGCGTTGAACTCTTTGCTTGAACGTGAGCAGCAAGGAGGGACTCTTGTCGGTGAGGATGTCGCTATCCCTCATGCCAGGGTCGATGGTATATCGCAACCACTTATTGCAATCGGCGTTGGAACAAAGGGCGTACAAGACCTTGACTCCGGACGAAAGGCGAAAATAATTGTACTTTTGTTGTCTCCGATTGATCCACCGGAAAAACATATAGAAACGCTTGGAATAATCAGTAGGATGGCGGCGGATGACCTGTTGCGTAAGAACATACTCGCCGCAAAGGAACCCCGAATTGTACGAGAAATGATACAGGATTGGGCAATCAAAATGGAAAATATTGAAGACGGGGAAAAATTGATGGACCAGTAA
- a CDS encoding potassium channel family protein, which yields MKSSRYIVVVGCGRLGSHLASCLSRDGNSVVVIDRVETTLNDLSPDFSGFRINGDATHMAVLKQAKLKNADLLIATTHEDNVNLMVAQVAKKIFQVPHVLARVFDPRREEVYAQLGIDTVCPTSVAADMFLQAVANGGKRKNGAAS from the coding sequence ATGAAAAGTAGCCGATATATAGTGGTCGTTGGCTGCGGACGGCTCGGATCTCATCTGGCGAGCTGCCTCAGCCGGGATGGAAATTCGGTTGTGGTAATTGATCGGGTTGAAACGACATTGAACGATTTGTCGCCGGATTTCAGCGGATTTAGAATCAATGGCGATGCCACTCACATGGCGGTGCTCAAACAAGCCAAACTGAAAAACGCCGATCTCCTGATTGCCACGACACATGAAGACAACGTCAACTTGATGGTGGCGCAGGTCGCCAAAAAGATCTTCCAAGTCCCGCATGTGCTGGCCCGGGTTTTTGACCCCAGGCGGGAGGAGGTCTACGCCCAATTGGGGATTGACACTGTCTGCCCGACCTCAGTGGCTGCCGACATGTTCTTACAGGCTGTCGCCAACGGTGGAAAGCGTAAAAACGGAGCTGCATCATGA